One Eremothecium cymbalariae DBVPG#7215 chromosome 2, complete sequence DNA window includes the following coding sequences:
- the VNX1 gene encoding calcium/hydrogen antiporter (similar to Ashbya gossypii ADL189W): MSKRLPNQSKNTHDSTRRVFSVDYDSNEFHNEPRYHRGCQDGMNVNKNHRGSTLNASATAPSLLGGVGCGSVGASIRPSLEQKHSRFSIDDDNDEIGVQDNHHDMVLPPTIEDQESITTVESYTLRERQEAINETHPFGIRIWKPALYKKQRSVQKAANEDIHETKYRHVSLSLHFSNVLWSLTLGLFMYLVLTLGGVLVISLGLWTESAQDYSRVFFKLGRYLLWPFGKVVYIVSDQHYLLEDKDEGISMHQFYKWISSTGNRLFFHQMGTNMQSPLTFQRDTTYDSIIRDINTESDEAQDLATDSVPQRRLFGRGQWSVGRIAFYALFHVVIQPTMMFLVAITWLAVFTIPMSNIMWNLMYHCRRHPLALEFKHVKNSDLPTTADQEMETKNVLLCTFRCAGLHYYKFTVDGTNIIVMNLIAIVFFTIFNFYMIKGYFGATIWLTQDSVIFLFCLLSIIPLAFYIGQAVASISAQTSMGVGAVLNAFFTTVVEVFLYCIALIQSKGLLVEGSLIGSLLGAVLLLPGLSMCGGALKRKTQRYNPASAGVSSAMLIFSMMVMFVPTILYGIYGEWDMICKQTPNLLTKSCNFIQPPLKFDNMYLKVIKPISIICAVVLFLAYIIGLWFTLRTHAAMIWQMPITDQRQQQSQPLQQQQQQQQQQNQHQHQAQSVGRREQYSNAAGISFNSVGPPLYEQKGHSGPNWSRTKSTYILLGASILYAVIAEILVSCVDGVLTKIPSVSPKFLGLTIFALVPNTTEFLNAISFAINGNVALSMEIGSAYALQVCLLQIPALVIYSLIYTMNMDESQINIRDQMFALVFPRWDLIACVISGFLFTYLYAEGKSNYFKGSILILLYIVTIVGFYFQDLMDEYLKI, translated from the coding sequence ATGTCTAAGAGGTTACCGAACCAAAGCAAGAATACTCACGATAGTACACGCAGAGTGTTCTCTGTTGATTACGACTCTAATGAGTTCCATAACGAACCCCGTTATCATAGGGGGTGTCAGGATGGGATGAACGTAAACAAAAATCACCGTGGGAGTACTCTCAATGCAAGTGCTACTGCACCATCGTTGTTAGGCGGCGTGGGATGTGGATCGGTTGGTGCATCTATCAGACCCAGCTTAGAACAGAAGCACTCGAGGTTTTcgattgatgatgataacgATGAGATTGGTGTTCAAGATAACCACCATGACATGGTGTTACCGCCTACAATAGAAGACCAGGAGTCGATAACAACGGTCGAATCTTACACTTTACGGGAAAGACAGGAAGCTATTAACGAGACCCATCCTTTTGGGATAAGAATTTGGAAGCCTGCATTGTATAAAAAGCAGCGATCTGTTCAGAAGGCTGCTAACGAGGATATACATGAGACTAAATACAGGCATGTTTCTCTTTCGTTGCATTTTTCGAATGTTCTATGGTCATTAACTTTAGGTTTGTTCATGTATTTGGTTCTAACGCTGGGTGGTGTTCTGGTTATTTCTTTGGGCTTGTGGACGGAATCAGCTCAAGATTACTCTAGAGTGTTTTTCAAACTGGGTAGGTACCTTTTATGGCCTTTTGGGAAGGTTGTATATATTGTCTCTGACCAACATTATTTACTCGAGGACAAAGATGAAGGTATCAGTATGCATCAGTTCTATAAATGGATTAGTTCCACTGGAAATAGACTgttttttcatcaaatggGAACGAATATGCAATCTCCATTGACATTTCAGAGAGATACTACTTATGATTCTATAATTCGTGACATAAATACCGAATCTGATGAGGCACAAGATTTAGCCACAGATTCTGTGCCTCAAAGAAGACTATTTGGACGTGGTCAATGGTCCGTGGGAAGAATTGCATTTTATGCCTTGTTTCACGTAGTTATTCAACCGACTATGATGTTCTTGGTTGCAATAACATGGTTGGCAGTCTTCACGATCCCTATGAGTAATATTATGTGGAATCTAATGTACCATTGCAGAAGACACCCATTAGCATTGGAGTTTAAGCATGTCAAGAACTCTGATCTTCCTACTACGGCTGATCAAGAAATGGAAACTAAAAATGTCTTGCTGTGTACATTCCGTTGTGCCGGATTGCATTATTATAAGTTTACTGTTGATGGAACAAATATAATTGTAATGAATTTAATCGCAATCGTGTTTTTCAcgatttttaatttttacATGATTAAAGGATATTTTGGTGCCACCATTTGGTTAACTCAAGATTCagttatatttttattttgtttattatCCATTATTCCTTTAGCGTTTTATATTGGCCAAGCAGTTGCATCTATTTCTGCACAAACTTCGATGGGTGTTGGTGCTGTTTTGAACGCCTTTTTTACTACAGTTGTAGAAGTTTTCTTATATTGCATTGCGTTAATACAATCTAAGGGCTTACTGGTTGAGGGTTCGCTGATTGGTTCTTTATTGGGAGCAGTTTTGTTATTACCTGGATTGTCTATGTGTGGAGGTGcattgaaaaggaaaactCAACGCTACAATCCTGCTAGTGCAGGTGTTTCAAGCGCTatgttgatattttctATGATGGTTATGTTCGTTCCTACAATATTATATGGCATTTACGGTGAATGGGACATGATTTGCAAACAGACTCCTAATCTTTTGACGAAAAGCTGCAACTTTATTCAGCCGCCATTGAAGTTTGATAATATGTATCTCAAGGTGATAAAGCCAATCTCCATCATCTGCGCGGTTGTTCTATTCTTGGCTTATATAATAGGTTTATGGTTTACTTTAAGGACGCATGCTGCAATGATATGGCAGATGCCAATAACAGATCAACGTCAACAACAATCACAACCGTtacagcaacagcaacaacaacaacaacaacaaaatcaacatcaacatcaaGCTCAGTCAGTTGGTCGTCGTGAACAATACTCAAATGCTGCAGGTATCTCTTTTAACAGTGTTGGTCCCCCATTATATGAACAAAAAGGCCATTCTGGACCAAACTGGTCACGTACCAAGTCAACCTACATTTTATTGGGGGCTAGTATTTTATACGCTGTGATCGCCGAGATTTTGGTTTCCTGTGTCGACGGAGTGTTGACAAAGATACCCTCAGTAAGCCCCAAGTTCCTCGGTTTGACTATTTTTGCGTTGGTTCCAAACACTACTGAGTTTTTAAATGCCATATCATTTGCTATTAACGGCAATGTTGCATTATCCATGGAAATCGGAAGTGCTTACGCTTTACAGGTCTGTTTGCTACAAATTCCTGCATTAGTAATTTATTCTCTAATCTACACAATGAATATGGATGAATCACAGATTAACATCCGAGACCAAATGTTTGCCCTGGTGTTTCCACGCTGGGACCTTATCGCGTGTGTCATTTCagggtttttgtttacatATTTATACGCTGAAGGCAAGTCTAACTACTTCAAGGGTTccattttgattttacttTACATTGTAACAATTGTAGGATTCTATTTTCAAGATCTGATGGAcgaatatttaaaaatctGA
- a CDS encoding uncharacterized protein (similar to Ashbya gossypii ADL187W), whose translation MVLERLVNMVLGGAALTVSVFLAALYVYQNKLVYPSWAQGARQHVDTPDMYGLPYKEQRLVTKDGVEIRAFDIRKSGSKATFLVLAPNAGNIGYFLSVAEMLYKQFSVSVFMYSYRGYGYSQGSPSEQGLKLDADCVMEFMSHDDFYSAQKIVLYGRSLGGANAIYIARKYGSLCDAMILENTFLSIRKVIPYVFPYLKYFSFMCHEVWNSEAEMPLVYEDLPVLFLSGLKDEIVPPDHMQKLYDLCRSRTKGFFTFPLGYHNDTIVQSGYWDIVHDFLEKHMIL comes from the coding sequence ATGGTTCTTGAAAGATTGGTAAATATGGTGCTAGGAGGAGCAGCGCTTACAGTGTCAGTGTTCCTGGCTGCTTTGTACGTCTATCAGAATAAGCTTGTTTACCCTTCGTGGGCTCAAGGAGCACGCCAACATGTGGATACACCAGATATGTATGGGCTTCCTTATAAGGAGCAGAGGCTGGTGACGAAAGATGGGGTAGAGATTCGAGCATTTGATATTCGAAAGAGTGGGTCGAAGGCTACGTTTTTAGTATTGGCACCGAATGCTGGAAACATTGGGTATTTCCTATCTGTAGCAGAGATGTTGTACAAGCAGTTTAGTGTGTCTGTGTTCATGTATTCTTATCGTGGATACGGGTATTCGCAGGGGAGTCCAAGTGAGCAAGGACTAAAGTTAGACGCTGATTGTGTGATGGAGTTTATGAGCCATGATGACTTCTATTCGGCACAGAAAATTGTACTCTATGGAAGGTCATTGGGAGGAGCTAatgctatatatattgcaAGGAAATATGGCTCTCTTTGTGATGCCATGATCCTGGAAAACACATTTTTATCGATTCGAAAGGTTATCCCTTATGTGTTCCCctatttgaaatatttctcGTTTATGTGCCATGAGGTGTGGAACTCTGAGGCGGAGATGCCATTGGTTTATGAGGACCTGCCTGTGTTATTCTTAAGTGGTCTGAAGGATGAAATTGTACCGCCAGACCATATGCAGAAACTATATGATCTGTGTCGTAGTAGAACAAAAGGATTCTTCACCTTCCCGCTTGGATACCACAACGACACAATAGTTCAAAGTGGCTACTGGGATATTGTCCACgatttcttggaaaaaCACATGATtctatga
- the RTC1 gene encoding Rtc1p (similar to Ashbya gossypii ADL186C) has protein sequence MGSMSKNRESSMHGFFSTKRLSPTPNDSQQPYGIRPQSFSRFSFHKMQQPGIGTSSSCQGVVSPKVRVSQRSTLSGNFPFMESVREDCVSDTIPIAPTTKDEKSSDYSKIHGPDGRLTGVGNAFQCNKDIASLDKINDPQGRTIVVAGKSHLGLYKFDEDYSFTQTQDYMSLSNHCTNTKFSNAIRRSFRKISTISDVKAGFHNHKNYIAICGTSTSLSIYDINRTSDIGSPLVATYSEHSRSINSVDFNMGQTNLIISGGQDGYIKVWDLRSTAFKNNRSDASFSSGSDSVRDVKWMPSYDFASSDSNSSMNSFNRWYKFASVNDSGLLLTYDLRQPGQVERKINAHSGPGLCMHWHPHMDYIITGGRDGKCALWYVGDKANATLNLSQGHSNTTGYSINTVPISTGYLETMINTAHPMTKLKFRPNYVTNVLNSIVATSSMGEDSDVSIYSLARKYIPKHILITAAPSLGFVWWDKNIIFNIDKQNIITTWDIRSEPTMLDNLPKSVVKWRDIDGDGLVFIDQEKGTYVAETLTTPDSAARLHHHKMSTNASSGLINPTNKDSAYISNSLFPAQHQSDQHTNFVLERPTISKTVSSLSAKITSPLQGNFGVQSASYHNSIASESPSTSGVLEYCIGIDSPALVSLDLPRILNSVRISRLPNMKKDLRDQESAANKQSVVEVFKFLSKELKFSYVQEKTDIKQSSAEDPSQSVDETEAKTKLMESIGISGHNTWATLIRTTTSHDTDSGIYGPDTVAPKKPDTSNSIPTDDSSDISLAAEERNDTRNADDVATSKLQKQNNHYIKLISMCAHNAETYAYIDDVVNFKLWLMIRDSLLWDLKQLTEAAFMLADDENNDVLNPTGRHDTTLGSKKSLRSDSLTSGYSSYDASELSSSADGQQMQQAIESISSNKALNGKHTTNMEVAFNGEKTNSDTFSTDSSNNHLNNNDIQKNLRELLELKQRTSVDEDISSENAVEIEDDGASDYSASGKRSNIEPSLGIPITSNRVPRTSFIDTLMTNLRSPRIGQMDVDNELITTKGKASTSLGSGFSKRSSIHSAESYVMGYRRPYSSPIGCAKSKKSITPNPNHFNHETMAINSYIFGLSPQKFQSSGGHLLSGQANDEAKSISDKYLPPWKTSRLIKQIFKHSVETGNILLTVTIILMFQTTFNITSTYIAKNTLAEFITVLHHYELFEISADLLKYCPWDDILGAGSGQSTIRLFCDKCGKLIINEHSKSKLTKEFQLGNPHIMNNFGYWYCDLCKKPSSLCVFCETPMKKLTMCLLHCGHEGHFGCFKRWFLDEGMTECPSGCSGVML, from the coding sequence ATGGGTTCAATGTCAAAGAACCGTGAGTCTTCCATGCATGGgttcttttcaacaaaaaggTTGTCACCCACCCCTAACGATTCCCAGCAACCTTATGGTATTAGGCCTCAATCTTTCTCCCGATTTTCGTTCCATAAAATGCAGCAACCAGGGATTGGTACTTCGTCCTCATGTCAGGGGGTTGTATCTCCCAAAGTTAGGGTCAGTCAAAGGTCCACACTGAGTGGAAACTTTCCTTTTATGGAATCTGTCCGTGAGGATTGCGTCTCTGACACCATCCCTATAGCGCCTACCACGAAAGATGAGAAGAGTTCTGATTATTCTAAAATTCATGGACCTGATGGCCGGCTTACAGGAGTTGGCAACGCTTTTCAGTGTAATAAGGATATAGCGAGTTTGGACAAGATTAATGACCCTCAAGGTAGGACGATAGTGGTTGCTGGAAAGAGTCATCTTGGTTTGTACAAGTTCGACGAAGATTACTCGTTTACCCAAACACAAGATTACATGTCTCTAAGCAACCACTGTACGAACACGAAGTTTTCTAACGCTATTCGCAGAAGCTTCAGGAAAATAAGTACGATATCAGATGTGAAAGCTGGATTCCATAACCATAAGAATTACATTGCCATCTGTGGAACATCAACTTCATTGTCAATATATGATATAAATCGTACTTCTGATATTGGTTCCCCTCTTGTAGCCACTTATTCGGAGCACTCTAGGTCGATCAATAGTGTTGATTTTAATATGGGACAAACCAATTTGATTATAAGTGGAGGCCAAGATGGATATATCAAAGTTTGGGATCTTCGATCAACCgcatttaaaaataatagaaGTGATGCTAGCTTTAGCTCAGGTTCTGACTCTGTAAGAGATGTAAAGTGGATGCCTTCTTATGATTTTGCATCGTCGGATAgtaattcttcaatgaacTCGTTCAATAGATGGTACAAGTTTGCCTCTGTTAATGATTCGGGGTTATTGCTGACTTATGATCTACGACAGCCAGGACAGGTCGAACGAAAGATCAATGCCCATTCTGGCCCAGGGCTCTGCATGCATTGGCATCCTCATATGGATTATATTATAACCGGTGGGAGAGATGGTAAATGTGCCTTGTGGTATGTAGGAGATAAGGCAAATGCGACTTTAAATTTATCACAAGGTCACAGCAATACAACTGGATATTCGATAAATACTGTTCCGATATCGACAGGTTATCTAGAAACAATGATAAATACAGCGCATCCTATGACAAAACTCAAATTCCGACCCAATTATGTGACGAACGTTCTAAATTCTATTGTTGCTACATCATCTATGGGCGAAGATTCAGATGTGTCGATTTACTCTTTAGcaagaaaatatatccCCAAACACATATTGATCACAGCAGCACCGTCGCTAGGTTTTGTTTGGTGGGATAAAAAcattatattcaatataGATAAGCAGAATATTATCACCACTTGGGATATTCGTTCTGAACCCACTATGTTAGACAATTTACCAAAAAGTGTGGTTAAGTGGCGAGATATTGATGGAGATGGACTAGTATTCATCGATCAAGAAAAGGGAACTTATGTTGCTGAGACACTAACGACACCTGATAGTGCCGCAAGACTCCATCATCACAAAATGAGTACCAATGCCTCTTCTGGTTTGATAAACCCAACCAACAAAGATAGTGCGTATATCTCCAATTCACTATTTCCAGCACAACATCAAAGTGATCAACATACGAACTTTGTCCTAGAAAGGCCGAcgatttcaaaaactgtTTCATCATTAAGTGCCAAAATTACAAGCCCCCTTCAAGGAAATTTTGGGGTGCAGTCTGCATCTTATCACAATTCTATCGCATCTGAATCCCCGTCTACGTCCGGTGTCCTAGAATATTGTATTGGGATTGATTCACCAGCTTTAGTGAGCCTAGATTTACCACGCATCTTGAATAGTGTCCGTATTTCAAGACTACCAAATATGAAGAAAGATTTAAGGGATCAAGAATCAGCTGCTAACAAACAATCTGTCGTCGAAGTCTTCAagtttctttcaaaagaaCTTAAGTTTTCATATGTACAAGAAAAAACTGATATTAAACAATCAAGCGCAGAGGACCCTTCGCAAAGTGTTGATGAAACTGAagcaaaaacaaaattgaTGGAGAGCATCGGCATTTCTGGTCATAACACCTGGGCGACACTAATACGTACTACCACTTCGCATGACACTGATTCTGGGATATATGGCCCAGATACGGTAGCACCAAAAAAACCGGATACATCAAACAGCATACCAACAGACGATTCCTCAGATATAAGCCTTGCAGCGGAGGAAAGGAATGACACTCGCAATGCGGATGATGTTGCTACTtccaaacttcaaaaacagaaCAATCATTATATTAAGTTGATATCTATGTGTGCCCATAATGCCGAGACGTATGCTTATATTGACGATGTAGTAAACTTTAAGCTATGGTTGATGATTAGAGATAGTTTGCTATGGGATTTAAAGCAACTTACAGAGGCTGCATTTATGCTTGCGGATGATGAAAACAATGATGTCTTGAATCCTACAGGAAGGCATGACACCACATTAGGATCAAAGAAATCCCTTAGAAGTGATTCTCTAACATCAGGATACAGTAGTTATGATGCAAGTGAGCTCAGCTCCTCTGCTGACGGGCAACAAATGCAACAAGCCATTGAAAGcatttcttcaaacaaGGCTCTTAATGGAAAGCATACCACTAACATGGAAGTTGCGTTTAACGGTGAAAAGACGAATAGTGATACTTTTTCCACAGATTCTTCTAACAACCACTTGAATAATAACGATATACAGAAGAACTTACGAGAGCTGCTTGAACTGAAACAAAGAACTTCAGTAGACGAAGATATCAGCAGTGAAAATGCTGTGGAAATAGAGGATGATGGAGCTTCCGATTACAGTGCGTCTGGAAAACGCAGTAATATTGAACCATCGTTGGGTATTCCTATTACGAGTAATCGTGTACCTAGAACTTCATTCATCGACACTTTAATGACAAACTTAAGGTCACCGAGGATTGGCCAAATGGATGTTGACAATGAATTGATCACCACTAAAGGCAAGGCTTCCACATCTTTGGGAAGCGGATTTAGTAAACGGTCATCCATCCATAGTGCAGAATCTTATGTAATGGGCTACAGAAGGCCTTATTCTTCACCAATAGGATGTGCAaaatccaagaaatctATAACGCCGAATCCGAATCATTTCAATCATGAAACCATGGCCATaaattcatatatatttggcCTATCTCCCCAAAAGTTCCAATCATCTGGCGGGCATTTGTTAAGTGGACAAGCTAATGATGAAGCAAAGAGTATAAGCGATAAGTATCTACCACCATGGAAAACGAGTCGTTTAATTAAACAGATATTCAAACATAGTGTGGAAACAGGAAATATTTTGCTTACAGTAACTATTATACTAATGTTTCAGACTACGTTCAACATCACATCAACTTACATAGCCAAAAATACTTTGGCTGAATTTATCACAGTTTTACACCATTAcgaattatttgaaatatccGCTGATTTACTTAAATATTGCCCGTGGGATGATATTCTAGGTGCGGGTTCCGGCCAATCTACAATACGATTGTTTTGCGACAAGTGTGGAAAGTTGATCATAAACGAGCATAGCAAATCAAAACTTACTAAAGAATTTCAGTTAGGGAATCCTCATATTATGAATAACTTTGGCTATTGGTACTGCGACTTATGCAAAAAACCATCTTCTCTCTGCGTGTTCTGTGAGACCCCAATGAAAAAGCTAACGATGTGTCTCCTCCATTGCGGGCATGAGGGTCATTTTGGTTGCTTTAAAAGATGGTTCCTCGACGAGGGTATGACAGAATGTCCTTCCGGCTGTAGCGGCGTTATGCTATGA
- the CDC33 gene encoding translation initiation factor eIF4E (similar to Ashbya gossypii ADL188C), whose product MHRQKVRALISLLPPHHCVIIINMSVEEVTQKTQGLSVSENQEGQTVLSNSKDFNLKHPLNSKWTLWYTKPPVGENESWSDLLRPVTSFTTVEEFWAIQQSIPRPRELPLKSDYHLFRDDIRPEWEDEANSKGGKWSFQFKSARAPHIDDLWLRALLAVIGESIDEDDSEINGVVVNVRRSGYKIGLWTKSVDQEPLSKVGAKFKAVLQLEESDKLEFFAHSSANDKNARPTLVL is encoded by the coding sequence ATGCATAGGCAAAAGGTAAGAGCCTTAATATCTCTGCTACCCCCTCACCATTGTGTTATAATCATCAATATGTCTGTAGAAGAAGTTACTCAGAAGACGCAAGGGTTGTCCGTTTCAGAAAATCAAGAAGGCCAAACTGTGCTATCTAACAGCAAGGACTTCAATTTGAAACATCCATTAAACTCAAAATGGACTCTTTGGTATACCAAGCCTCCGGTCGGGGAAAACGAGTCTTGGTCTGATTTATTGCGCCCGGTTACATCCTTTACTACTGTTGAAGAGTTTTGGGCTATCCAGCAGTCGATTCCTAGACCTCGTGAACTTCCCTTGAAGTCGGATTACCATTTATTCCGCGATGACATCAGGCCAGAGTGGGAAGATGAGGCCAACTCCAAGGGAGGTAAGTGGTCTTTCCAGTTCAAAAGTGCAAGGGCGCCACATATAGATGATTTGTGGCTAAGGGCCCTATTGGCTGTCATTGGTGAATCTATCGATGAGGATGATTCTGAAATCAACGGTGTTGTGGTGAACGTGAGAAGATCAGGGTACAAGATTGGGTTGTGGACCAAGTCTGTAGACCAGGAGCCATTGTCCAAGGTTGGTGCAAAGTTTAAGGCGGTGCTGCAGTTGGAGGAATCTGACAAGTTGGAATTTTTCGCTCACTCTTCTGCTAACGATAAAAACGCTAGACCAACTCTAGTTTTGTAG